The window TGTTGGTTGCGTCTACTGTTGTTTGACCAATTTGGAATGTTTTGTTCGCAACGATGTTTGCGCTAGCGCCTTCGTTACCAAGCTCATATTGGTAATCAGAAGAAACGTAATCGATAAGGCCTTCATCTAGTGGCCATGCGTTCAATTGGCCTTCCCAATCATCAACAACAACGTTACCAAAGCGGAATACTTCAGATTGTTGGTAAGGTACACGAGACTCAAGCCAAGCTTGTTTTACTTGTTCGAAATTGCCAGCAGAAGGAGAAGCTAAGAAGGTATCAATAGAAGAGTTCAACGCTTTTGCTGTAATTACTGAATCTGCAAACACTGCATGAGCAATATCTGCGTAATGTTCTACAACTTGATCTTGAGTTACTGCTGCGAAAGAAGAAGCAGAGGCAAAAATGAGTGACGAAGTTACGGCTTTGGTCACTAAAGATTTAATGGTCATGAAGCATCCTTGTTGAGCTTTAAATTATTATTCGTAGTAATAGTGCAAACCATTATCATTTGCACTACGGATTGGAATAATACAAACTTACAATTTTATTGCAAGATAAATACAAAAAAACCTCACATTTGTGAGGTCTTTAAACATTTTTGTGTTAGGCGCAACAGTGGAGGCTAATCAGATGTCCAGATTATGCTTACCGTGTGAGACTTTGGCTTTCAAGTAGCTTTCGTTACCCGATTTAATGTGGGCCGAAGTGTTGACCACTTCTGCAATCTCAATACCAAACTCTTTAAGTTCGTTGATTTTCTTAGGGTTGTTGGTCACCAAGCGGATTTTTGTGGTACCCAGCGCGCGTAACATTTCTGCAGCTTCGGTGAAATCACGTAAGTCGTCGCCAAAACCCAAGTGGTTATTCGCTTCGTAAGTGTTCATCCCTTCGCTTTGAAGGCGGTACGCATCAATCTTGTTGTATAAGCCGATACCACGACCTTCTTGGCGTAGATAAAGAATCACACCGCCAGTTTCACCCATGATTTGAATGGTTTCGTCTAGCTGCTCGCCACAATCACAGCGAGATGAATGAAAAACATCACCAGTCAGACATTCAGAGTGCATACGAACAAGAGGTATGTCTTGTGTCTTATCGGCTGATTTAAATATCACAGCAACATGCTCTTTATCTGTTTTCAATCCATGAAAAGACAGAAGTTCAGCATCAATACTGCTTGTTACCCCTACTTTGAAATCTATTCTGGCACGTACTTCCGCCATATTTATACTCACTTGAAAATTCGATGTATTTAACAACACTACATTATTTGTCTAAACAAGTTTTTGTAGCCAACTATCTAATGATAGACACTATGGGGCTGTTAACAATTTTTTTCAAGGTCGACTACGCACAAAGTGTTACATTATAACAATTAATCATCGAACAAGAAAAAACCCCACATTGGTGATACCAACATGGGGTTATAAATTAATCAGTTGCGGCTGAGGCTCTACTTTTTACAGAACGATCAACTTACTTGAGTTTGCTTCCAAATGACGAGTTGAACCCAAGCATTCTCCAGCTCTGTTAGTTCTTCTTGCGTGAGCGTAGAAATACTCGACTTGGCACTGTATTTTTCTCCCCACTTGTCCGATTGGACATGGGTATGGAATTCTTTTTTCAAATTTGAGATTAGGTTATCCACAAATACATCCTTATATAACAGTGCTCAGCCTTTATAATCTCTTAATGTTACAAAATACAGGTTAATTGGTAAACAGTAATACGTAATTTTTATGAGCTCTTTCTAACACTTTTTACTGATAAATATATAAATAAGAGAAAAAGAACGACTGGTAAGAGCCAAAGTAATAGAGTTGAAGCACTCATTGCGGGCTTGTAGAGCACAAATTCACCAAACCTTTCCGTCATGTATTGAGTGATTTCATTATTACTCTTCCCCGCTTTCACCATATTAAATACAACAAGACGCAAGTCTTTTGCTATTGGAGAGTTCGATTCAATCAGATTTTGATTCTGACATTGTGGGCAGCGCAGTGATTTCGCCAAACTAATAGCACGCTGTTGTTGATTAGGGCTTTCAAACTCAAATAACTCGACCTGAATGCTTGTATTTTTATCACCCGCTGTAAACAAATCCTCAGCTAATACAGGGAAGTTGACGACAATAGTAGCGGTAAGTATGAGCGCTATGTTGAGCAGGAACTTCATCATCCATTTGTACCTTTAAAATAGTGAGCGAGTTCTTTGCGCCAAACCGATTCATTAATCACGCCTAGCAACTTCTTCACTATTTGGCCTTCAGCATCGACTAAATACGTCTCAGGAGTACCGATTACGCCCAGCTCTAAAGCCAACTTCCCTTGAGGATCACTGATCACAGTTGAGTACGGGTTGCCGTCGTTGGACAATACATTAAGCGCAGCACCGGGGTTATCTCGATAATTGATACCAACAATTGGAATACCTTCCTTTTGTAGTTCGAGTAAAAAAGCGTGCTCGGTTTTACATATTCCGCACCATGAAGCCCATACATTGACCAGTTGGTAAGGGTGTTGAGTAATATCAGTAAGCGTAAGCTTAGCCGTTTCATAGCTTAATATTTCAGAACTTAATGCTTCAGAATCGAATGACTCATCAGTAACGAGCTTTGCTGCCGTAAATTCAGGGAAAGTCCTTTTTTGCTCTGAAACGCTGGTCGTTTGTTGCTTACTGTCGAGCGCATATGAAAATGCAACGACCAAAGCAACAGCCACTGAAAATAGAGCAATGAGTTTATTACGAACGCTGGTATGCATACTGGGCAGCCTTAACGGTTTTCTTTTTACGATTGGTCAGTGAAAGCACAGCACCTAGAATTGAGAACAACCCACCAAACCATATCCAACGAGCATACGCTTTGTACTGAACTCGAAATGCATAAGCGGTAGCGTCAACTTTCTCACCCATGGTGATATACACATCGCCATGCCAGAACCATTTCATTGCGGGCTCGCTCATGTTCATCACTCGAACTTGGTAATGTCTTCTTTCAGGTGTAATGGAAAAATTTTGCTCGCCAGTATCTAGCTTAAGTATCGCCTTTTCAGCGGTAAAATTTGAGGCGACATAAAGCTCTGTATCTTCATGAGCAAGCGTCCAGTCCATAAACTCCACTTGTTCATCTGGGCTTAATTTATAACTGCGCTCAAACGAGTGGTAACTGTTCATTGCAGCGCCTACAGCCAAGACTGCAACACCAACATGGGCAAAGGTCATCACCCAGACTTTTCGTTGGAACTTGGAACTGCGCGTTACGGCTAAGCCATAAACATGAGTGAGCAAAACCCAAAATGCGAGTGACCATGTCATCAGAGCCATCACTTGTCGTTGGACTTGTTCCACTTGCAACGAATAACAAACGTAACCCAATGCCAACGACATAAGAACTAACAATGAAATAACACCTTTGGTTGCTTGAGGTTTAACACTCAACAATGGGGCTAAGCCAACCACGCCAAGTGCGAGCAAAGCCAAAGGCGCAATCAACAGATTAAAGTATGGCGCACCGACCGATATGTTACCCAGCCCAAGCAGCTCAAAGACCATTGGATAAAATGTACCAAACACCACAACAGCGGTCGCTAATACAAAAATGAGCACCGCGACCAGACTTAAAAAACTCTTACTGGCGAAGCTAGTAATCGGGTTAGATTCAAAAGACTCCCCTCTGATGATAAGAAGAGAGAAAGAGCTCACTAGCACCAACATCAATATAAGTAGTAGCGCGATACCTTTGGTCGGGTCGACAGCAAAAGCGTGTACCGATGTGAGTACACCAGAACGAACAATAAAGGTGCCTAAGATACTCAAACAAAATGTAATGAAAGCAAGGCTTAGAGACCACTTCAGAAGCTGTTGTTTGCCCTTGGCAACACCTAAACAATGCAGCAAGGCTGTCGAAGTGAGCCACGGTAACAAACTGGCATTTTCAACAGGATCCCAGAACCACCAGCCACCCCAGCCTAATTCGTAATACGCCCACCAAGAGCCAAGAATGATCCCTGCGGTTAGAAAGATCCAAGCAACTAGACACCAACTGCGACAATGGGTAACCCAATCAAACTCAATAGGATCAACCAGCAAAGCGGCAACGGCAAATGCCAGCACCACAGAAAAGCCGACATAGCCAAGGTAAAGTAATGGAGGGTGAAAGATCAGGCCGACATCTTGCAACATTGGGTTAAGGTCACGCCCTTCTAGCGGCAAGATCGAATTCATTTCAAATGGGTTTGATGCGAATAAGGTGAACCAAGCAAATATCGCGAGCAGTAGATTCATTACCCACAACACGCGGCTTTGGTATTCATTCGAATAGTGTTTTTGTAAGGCAATCACGCCAGACCAGACGCTGATCGTCAGTACCCAAAATAACAAGGAACCTTCATGGCCTGCCCATACGGCTGCTAGCTTAAAAAATGAGGGTAATTGAGTATTTGAATGTTCAGCGACATAGAGAATAGAGAAGTCATCACTGACAAAAGCATAGCCAAGCAATGCGACAGAAGTGAGAGAAAACAATGCACTTGAAAGAGAGAAACTGCGGATTAAACTTATATTTTGCGTCCGTTTGTTTAGCATTTGATAAAACGAATGCACACCAATAATGCTACTGAGTACAGCAACCAACACTAAACTAAACAGCCCCAAAGAACCGACCATATCACCTCAATAAGGCTCCGCTAGAGCAGAGCCGATCTGAACACGCATCTCATGTTTACTAAAAGCATGTTCATTAATAAGCAGATGTCTAGTATCCAACATCTGCTCACTAATAAACTTGCGCGAAATTAAGCTATCGTTAACTGCCCTGCATAAAGGACAAAAGTTCGCAGCATTAATACGCCCATTAGGCTTAGCGAAGTCACGGAGAAAATATACACCGAGCTATGGCGGATTGAGGTTGGTGTCACTGCATTCAGCAACAACGGTAAAACCATACCAACACCGATGACGCCATACCAGAACCAACTCGCCCAGAAACCACTGCCAATTGCGTTCCATACTGCTTGTTCACTTTGACCACCAGCGAAGATCAGGCCGGTAAAGAA of the Vibrio lentus genome contains:
- a CDS encoding GTP cyclohydrolase II codes for the protein MLLNTSNFQVSINMAEVRARIDFKVGVTSSIDAELLSFHGLKTDKEHVAVIFKSADKTQDIPLVRMHSECLTGDVFHSSRCDCGEQLDETIQIMGETGGVILYLRQEGRGIGLYNKIDAYRLQSEGMNTYEANNHLGFGDDLRDFTEAAEMLRALGTTKIRLVTNNPKKINELKEFGIEIAEVVNTSAHIKSGNESYLKAKVSHGKHNLDI
- the nrfF gene encoding heme lyase NrfEFG subunit NrfF codes for the protein MMKFLLNIALILTATIVVNFPVLAEDLFTAGDKNTSIQVELFEFESPNQQQRAISLAKSLRCPQCQNQNLIESNSPIAKDLRLVVFNMVKAGKSNNEITQYMTERFGEFVLYKPAMSASTLLLWLLPVVLFLLFIYLSVKSVRKSS
- a CDS encoding DsbE family thiol:disulfide interchange protein → MHTSVRNKLIALFSVAVALVVAFSYALDSKQQTTSVSEQKRTFPEFTAAKLVTDESFDSEALSSEILSYETAKLTLTDITQHPYQLVNVWASWCGICKTEHAFLLELQKEGIPIVGINYRDNPGAALNVLSNDGNPYSTVISDPQGKLALELGVIGTPETYLVDAEGQIVKKLLGVINESVWRKELAHYFKGTNG
- a CDS encoding heme lyase CcmF/NrfE family subunit: MVGSLGLFSLVLVAVLSSIIGVHSFYQMLNKRTQNISLIRSFSLSSALFSLTSVALLGYAFVSDDFSILYVAEHSNTQLPSFFKLAAVWAGHEGSLLFWVLTISVWSGVIALQKHYSNEYQSRVLWVMNLLLAIFAWFTLFASNPFEMNSILPLEGRDLNPMLQDVGLIFHPPLLYLGYVGFSVVLAFAVAALLVDPIEFDWVTHCRSWCLVAWIFLTAGIILGSWWAYYELGWGGWWFWDPVENASLLPWLTSTALLHCLGVAKGKQQLLKWSLSLAFITFCLSILGTFIVRSGVLTSVHAFAVDPTKGIALLLILMLVLVSSFSLLIIRGESFESNPITSFASKSFLSLVAVLIFVLATAVVVFGTFYPMVFELLGLGNISVGAPYFNLLIAPLALLALGVVGLAPLLSVKPQATKGVISLLVLMSLALGYVCYSLQVEQVQRQVMALMTWSLAFWVLLTHVYGLAVTRSSKFQRKVWVMTFAHVGVAVLAVGAAMNSYHSFERSYKLSPDEQVEFMDWTLAHEDTELYVASNFTAEKAILKLDTGEQNFSITPERRHYQVRVMNMSEPAMKWFWHGDVYITMGEKVDATAYAFRVQYKAYARWIWFGGLFSILGAVLSLTNRKKKTVKAAQYAYQRS